A segment of the Deltaproteobacteria bacterium genome:
ATGGGACTCGGTCAATCCACCTGCATCGGCATCGGCGGTGACCCAATCCATGGCGTCGACTTCGTCGACTGTTTGAATCTCTTTAATCAAGATCCAGCAACGGAAGCGATCGTGATGATCGGCGAGATCGGCGGAAGCGATGAAGAAGAGGCGGCTGCCTTCATCAAAAAAAATGTCAGAAAGCCGGTTGTCGCCTTTATTGCCGGCATGACAGCCCCTCCGGGGAAGAGGATGGGGCATGCGGGGGCGATCATTGCGGGAGGAAAGGGAACGGCAAAAGAGAAAGTTTTAGCATTGGAGGCGGCTGGAGTGCGCGTGGCAAAAAGCTTGGTCGAAATTGGTCCTTGTTTAAAGGAGGTCTACCGTGGCTCTTGAAAAAACACTTTCAATCATCAAACCGGACGGGGTCCAAAAAAATCTGATCGGCGAGGTATTGAGCCGATTTGAAAAAGGTGGGCTCCGGCCGATTGCGATCCGGATGCTCCGCCTGACCAAAAATCAGGCCGAGGAGTTTTATGCCATTCATCGAGGGAAGCCTTTCTATGAGCCCCTCGTTCAGTACATGACATCCGGTCCTGTCGTCGTTTCTGTTCTCGAGGGTCAAAATGCGATCAACAAAAACCGCGAGATCATGGGGGCGACCGACCCAAAAAAGGCAGCCCCGGGAACGATTCGAAGGGACTTTGCCGAGTCGATCGATGCGAATATCGTCCACGGTTCGGATGGACCCGAAACCGCAAAAGTGGAAATCAGATTTTTCTTTCCGGATTTGTAAATTTGGAATATGGGGTTATTCAAAGGGGGATCTTATGACAACAGAGCATTGTTCATGGAAACCACGACTTCAAAATCTGGGGCTTCTTATTTTGCGTCTCCTCATCGGATATGGAATTGCCCAGCACGGTTGGGGAAAAATGATGGGTGATATGGCCGGCTTTGCAGAAGGGGCTGTCGCCGGCAAAATGGGACTTCCCTACCCTCTCTTCTTTGCCTGGGCTGCCGCGATCAGTGAAGGGGTTGGCGGAATCCTTCTGGCACTCGGTCTCCTGACACGTGTTGCCGCTTTTTCAATCCTCTGCGTGATGGCCTCTGCCTTCTTCATCTTCCATGGCACCGATCCGTGGGAGGTGAAGGAACTTGCCTTCGTCTACGGTTCAACTGCCCTTTCTTTTATCATGACAGGAGGGGGATGTTACGCACTGGATGCCCTGCTCTTCTGTCGAGAAAAGAAAGATGGAACGATTTGCCAGTAGGCGTTTCTGCCAAGACTTGCCAACTGACACCCAATCCGATACCTTTACGGTACACATGCTTTTCTTTTTAAAAAAACATAACAAAAACAAGATCTTGCCTCAAAAGCAAGAGGTCCCTCAGGAACCTATTTTTGAGACACTCTTTGACTCCTCACCCGATCCGACCCTTTTTTCCGATCAGACCGGTAACATTCGCGAGGTTAATAACGTCACTCAAGAGGCGTATGGTTATGAGAAAAGGGAGTTGATCAACAGAAACCTGTTTGAGGTCGGTCTTATCGCCCGTTCCTCACTTCCAAAACTCTTGAGGGAATTCGATTTTGTGATTGCCGGTTTACCCAGAGCCCCTTTCGAACTCGAAATTTTGAAAAAAGATGGGAAAAAAAGATCGCTCGAGGCGCATGCGCAAGTCGTCAAAAACCAAAACGGACTTCAAGGGGTCCTCATCACCTTTCGTGACATTACAGAACGGAAAAAATCTGAAGATCGACAGACAGAATTCATCAGTCGTATTTCACATGAACTCCGAACCCCGATCACCATTATCAAGGGAGCGGTTGGAAATCTGAAAGACGGCATTGTCGGATCCCTCTCCGAAAAACAGGGACGAGTCGTTGAGGCGATCAGCCGGAATGTCGATCGCTTAAGCCGCCTCGTTGGCAACGTCCTCGATCTCTCCCGCCTGGAGTCAGGGAAGGCCAAGATGAATCTTCGACGCGTCGACATTACACAGGTCATCGAAGAGACGATCCAAAACATGAATGCCCAGGCCAAAGAAAAAGGGCTCCGGATAACGAGTCGTCACCCTGAATCCCTGTCAGATATTTGGGCTGATCCCGACCTGATCGCTCAGGTCATGACAAATCTTTTAAGCAACGCAATTCGCTTCGCGAAGTCGCTTATTTTTGTCGAAACCTCGGAGAACAAACATCAGGTACAGGTCATGGTCAGAGACGATGGACCAGGTATCCGCAAAGAAGATCAGTCAAAACTCTTCAATAAGTTTGAACAGGTCACACGCCCTCTCAGTGGAGGCGAGTACAAAGGAACAGGGCTGGGGCTTTCGATCTGCAAGGAGATTCTCAAAAACCACCACGGGGAGATCTGGATGGAGGGTGACTCTGGCCAAGGGGCGACGTTCGCCTTCCGTCTCCCTCAATATGATGCGATGGCGGTCCTTCGCAAAGAACTCGAAATTTTATTACCTCAGGCACGGAGTCGAGAGGAGCGGGTTGCTG
Coding sequences within it:
- a CDS encoding DoxX family protein → MTTEHCSWKPRLQNLGLLILRLLIGYGIAQHGWGKMMGDMAGFAEGAVAGKMGLPYPLFFAWAAAISEGVGGILLALGLLTRVAAFSILCVMASAFFIFHGTDPWEVKELAFVYGSTALSFIMTGGGCYALDALLFCREKKDGTICQ
- a CDS encoding PAS domain S-box protein — its product is MLFFLKKHNKNKILPQKQEVPQEPIFETLFDSSPDPTLFSDQTGNIREVNNVTQEAYGYEKRELINRNLFEVGLIARSSLPKLLREFDFVIAGLPRAPFELEILKKDGKKRSLEAHAQVVKNQNGLQGVLITFRDITERKKSEDRQTEFISRISHELRTPITIIKGAVGNLKDGIVGSLSEKQGRVVEAISRNVDRLSRLVGNVLDLSRLESGKAKMNLRRVDITQVIEETIQNMNAQAKEKGLRITSRHPESLSDIWADPDLIAQVMTNLLSNAIRFAKSLIFVETSENKHQVQVMVRDDGPGIRKEDQSKLFNKFEQVTRPLSGGEYKGTGLGLSICKEILKNHHGEIWMEGDSGQGATFAFRLPQYDAMAVLRKELEILLPQARSREERVAVVLISFTNLEEQKREHSLEKVEKLIRDFEIKTREVVLRREDFLLDNEGEGFFVVLVNVSPFSLPNILMRIRKMMETLSLSNPDNISLELNMGTAIFPNEGETIDELLRIASHKETK
- the ndk gene encoding nucleoside-diphosphate kinase, with the translated sequence MALEKTLSIIKPDGVQKNLIGEVLSRFEKGGLRPIAIRMLRLTKNQAEEFYAIHRGKPFYEPLVQYMTSGPVVVSVLEGQNAINKNREIMGATDPKKAAPGTIRRDFAESIDANIVHGSDGPETAKVEIRFFFPDL